In Phacochoerus africanus isolate WHEZ1 chromosome 1, ROS_Pafr_v1, whole genome shotgun sequence, the following are encoded in one genomic region:
- the CCR4 gene encoding C-C chemokine receptor type 4 — protein MNPTDIADTTLDESIYSNYYLFESIPKPCTKEGIKAFGGLFLPPLYSLVFLFGLFGNSVVVLVLFKYKRLKSMTDVYLLNLAISDLLFVLSLPFWGYYAADQWVFGLGLCKLVSWMYLVGFYSGIFFIMLMSIDRYLAIVHAVFSLRARTLTYGVITSLATWSVAVFASLPGLLFSTCYTERNHTYCKTKYSFNSTRWKVLSSLEINILGLVIPLGIMLFCYSMIIRTLQHCKNEKKNKAVKMIFAVVVLFLGFWTPYNVVLFLETLVELEVLQDCTFERHLDYAIQATETLAFVHCCLNPVIYFFLGEKFRKYIVQLFKTCRGTLVPCQYCRLLPIYFPETPSSSYTQSTVDHDLHDAL, from the coding sequence ATGAACCCCACAGATATAGCAGACACCACCCTGGATGAAAGCATCTATAGCAATTATTATCTGTTTGAAAGCATCCCCAAGCCTTGCACCAAGGAAGGCATCAAGGCATTTGGGGggctcttcctgcctcccctctACTCCTTGGTCTTCCTCTTTGGTCTGTTTGGAAATTCTGTGGTGGTTCTGGTCCTGTTCAAGTACAAGCGGCTCAAGTCCATGACCGACGTGTACCTGCTCAACCTTGCCATCTCAGACCTGCTCTTCGTGCTCTCACTCCCTTTCTGGGGCTACTATGCCGCAGACCAGTGGGTGTTTGGGTTAGGCCTCTGCAAGCTGGTTTCCTGGATGTACCTGGTGGGCTTCTACAGTGGCATCTTCTTCATCATGCTCATGAGCATCGATAGGTACCTGGCCATTGTGCACGCGGTCTTCTCCCTGAGAGCAAGGACCTTGACTTATGGGGTCATCACCAGCCTGGCCACATGGTCAGTGGCTGTGTTCGCTTCACTTCCAGGGCTTTTGTTCAGCACTTGCTATACTGAGCGCAACCATACCTACTGCAAAACCAAGTATTCTTTCAACTCCACAAGATGGAAGGTTCTGAGCTCCCTTGAGATCAACATTCTAGGGCTTGTGATCCCCTTGGGGATCATGCTCTTCTGCTACTCCATGATCATCAGGACCCTGCAGCACTGCAAAAACGAGAAGAAGAACAAGGCAGTGAAGATGATCTTTGCCGTGGTGGTCCTCTTCCTGGGCTTCTGGACCCCTTACAATGTGGTGCTCTTCCTGGAGACCCTGGTGGAGCTCGAGGTCCTGCAGGACTGCACCTTTGAAAGACACCTGGACTACGCCATTCAGGCTACAGAGACCCTGGCTTTTGTTCACTGCTgccttaatccagtcatctactTCTTCCTGGGGGAGAAATTTCGCAAGTACATTGTACAGCTCTTCAAAACTTGCCGGGGCACTTTGGTGCCCTGCCAGTACTGTAGGCTCCTGCCAATTTACTTCCCTGAAACCCCCAGCTCGTCTTACACGCAGTCCACTGTGGACCACGATCTCCACGAtgctctgtaa